In Acomys russatus chromosome 13, mAcoRus1.1, whole genome shotgun sequence, the genomic stretch AGGGATTTCCTTGCTGGATGGTGCCAGACCACCCATTTCTCTGTTAAGTCTCACAGTACTTTAACCCTTGCAGTGTTCTCACAGAGGCTTGCTTCAGCTGGCTGTTTGTTAGAATTAGAATATAGGAGTGACAACAGGGATACATGGATGACATTgtgaaaccaaaaataaatagaagtttgTTTTCCTTGAGAAACAAGCATAATGTTTCTATGAAAACGCCCACAAAATATAAGATAAAGAGgatgataaatgaaaataaaactttcatggCTTTCACATGCGCTTCTGTGTTGAGGTCTCTGAATTCTGACACATTGGATTGCATCCGCCTGTGGTGTCTCCAAAGGGACATGATTAACAGGAAACAAGCAGTCAGGGCgatcaaaaagaaggaaatgacccCCGTATTGGCAAAAGCATAGTTTATAAATAACGCACGATTCTCCAGTTGAATCAGCCAGGATGTGTTGCTATGATGGATTTTAACATCTTCAATCAACTTTATAGCTAGTGGAAAAGAAGCCAGCCATGTTATAATTAAGTACcccaacagaaagacaaaaactttATTACTTCTTCTCTTCAACCAGAGAAATATGTAGTGGGAAAAATTTGCTATcttcaagaaatagaaaatactgAGGCTGGTGGCAAACCAGACACTCAGGTGGTTAACAATTACCCACATGTAACTCAGGCATTCCCTTAGATTGCTAGACATAGccatattcagaaagaaaaccttTGCATATGCATCTAACATTATTAGCCATATGGTAAAGATCCTGGAAGTTGCCAAGCCAATGAGAATGAAGCCAACCTTAGGAAGCTTCTTATTCCTGACCCAGTCCATGCAGTTTacaaatacaataaatgaatTCCCTAAAACTCCCAGCATAGCTTCACTAGTTGCAACAGAAAGGAGGATGGCTTCCACTGCACTCAGCATCTCTGAAAAATTTCAAGACTGCTTCTGCTGGACCTGGTGTGGGTTAGCTGCTGCAGAGTTGTAGCAAGTAGTGGCTACTTGATacagaagtgattttttttgtcttctctccTTAAATAAAGACTCCAGAGCACCTCAGGACTGTGTAGtggtaaaatgagaaaaatgttacAGTGTTCCCTCCTGTAGCTTCTGTAAGATTCAGCTAGTCTACAGAATGTGTGTAGGCTAAATGTCTTTTTGCAATTTGTTAATATGCAAATTGAAGTTCCTGTTTCATAGATTTTACTTTTTCCTCTGTGACTATTTTGCATTTAATAAGCTAATTATGTAATAAGagcattatatatttatgtataaaatacaaaatagaaaactaacCTTGcgtttcatcctttaaatatgaaaataagaaagaagatagTTTTCTGTGACGTAAGGAAGGGCCCATCATAAATGATGAGATAGTACCTTAACAGATGAACATGAAAGAGGAGCCAATCAATAGCCTACTAAATGAGTAGAACAGTTTGAGCAAGAGACTGAACAAAAATGACTGCTTCTTTGACTGGAGGAGCAATACACAATCATCTCTCCAGTTTGACTGAGGAGGCTTGTAAAGGAAATGTGGAGTTGCATCCTGATTTGACTCTCAAAGAATGGACTCAAAAATGTCCAGCCCAGTAAAGATGGCCTTAGTCTCTACCCAGTTTCTTCCTTACATCTCGTAGAAGGCTACTCATAGAAGGACAGCAAGGTAGTTTCCACCTCTTGTGACAACCCCTGCCACTCAAGAACTTCCTTAATAAATCCTAGGCCGTCTCTCCTTATGCTTggtgtgaaacaaacaaacaaacaaacaaacaaataaaaccccagaAGTCAATGACTCAGGACTTGTTTGATGAGTATGAACATCCAATAACCTTAGCTTCCTGGGTTAAGTTCACCAGGGACAAGAGAGGCTCCACCACATTCAAAGAACACATATTATTTGGACATACCAGATAGGTTTGATGGGGAATAGAGTGAACTGAGAAAAAGAGTTAACTCACCgctctctctcactgtctttctGCTATGCTCCTCCCCTCTGGACATTTCATCAAACATTCAAAAGTGcccatttttatattctttatcaatataaaaatttatattctttagcaatataaaatattatctacCCATCTGCTAAAGACACATGTAAATACTATCTTATATACGACTTTCCTTGAAGCTCAAATCACCTTAGGTGTTGGAACATGGCAACAAGACTGAAGCTGCATTGGAGCTAGGTGGCAGTGCAAGCCACCTAGATCAGCATGGCCCTTGAAAGCAACACAATCCACACCATCAACATGGTTTCAGGCTGCATCACAGACCACAGGTATCTATATGGCCTTTTGTGGTAGCACAGACCATGAGCCTCAACAGATACCACCACAATAAGACCATGGATCCAGATATGACCACATGAGCCTGGATATCACCATAGCCCCAACTATAGCACTTGCCACTCAGATCAGTATGGCATCCAGAAACAGCATGAcacatggacatcaacatggacTCAGGCCAGGGCACAGGCTGTGAACATCTACATGTTGTCAAGTGACAACATGGTCTTCAGACATCAACCTGAACCCTGGCCACATCAAGGCCATTGACCCTCAGTGGCATTATGGCACACAGTGGTCCTTTAAGGATATTTGATACAGAAAGTTGACTGTTCCTTTTCTTGGGTTTCCTTCTTTGCCAAAGCTATGGTGATTCTTGCCAGCCATTTGGTTTTGAGGCCGAGTCTCTGCttaagctccaggctgctgctcaCTATCCTATGGACCTGATTGGGCAACAAAATGATCCATCATCAACCTTAGCTCTTTCTCACCACTGGCAAGTGACTAGTTCCACCTCTTTCCATAGTGCACTCACTGCTCCACTCTGCCACCACTCCCATCTCTCTGTCACTGTTCCCTCCTTTCTGGCTTGGGCCAGGGAGAGGGATGGCCCCATAATGATTTTTGTCATGAAGGGAGAATGAATATCATTGGCCATCTCTGCATTCATTCAGATGCTCGTGTGCTCTTGTCCTTAACTTTGTTTTTGAATTTACTGTGTTTATTCATGTACAAATGGAGAAACATCCTTGAATTCCTGGATTTGGACATGGCATGAAATCTTTGTTAATGCCTTTGTGAATtctgtttgaaattgtttttgttgttgttgataaatCTATGTCCATCATGAATATTGGCCTAGACAGTGTCCTTTTACTGTTTTCTTACCTTGATTTCATCTTAGCTTAATTCCAGATACTGAGATTTGGTTTTTCAGActaaattatacacacatatactcactcCGGGGACAGTTAAGAGCAAGGAACTGCTGTGGTGTCATTCCAGCTTCAAATGATTTGCATGATTATGAGATCGGCCTTTGATATGTGGGGTGTGGACCAGGGCACCTTTCCAGCTGTCCAAGTGCTGAATCATGcacatggtttctgtttcttctctacaCATCTCATCTATAATCTTAAGTTCATACTCCTTTCTTCAGCAaactgcacatttaaaaaaaaatgtacttcagCCCTTCTTTACTGTAAATCCTAATAGCAGTAAGCAATTACTGTTCCAGTCTGTATCTTTTGCTATCTTTAAATTTCCTCTTTGAAACTAGAACGTTAGTTACTACCTCTGAATTCAGCCTCACTGATGTTTTCAGGATATGGCACAAAAGAGCTAGGTCTTTGGCCTCTGTGTTACATGAACAGCCTATCGCCCCATGCTAAAGgactcttgtttctttctgtatTCTCAAGAATATTGTCTTCCTGTTGTGCTTCTGGTATCCCACACCATGACCAGAATGTCCTACAAAGCTTGGGATTGCTTCTGTCGCTTGGTGCACTGCTTTTCTGCATTCATCCCACAAACAAATCCCAGAGCTTTACAAACTACATGATTGGGTTTACCATAGCAACAGCCCATCCTTCTGGTACCAGGTTCGATGTTTTGGTTTTGCATTGATTATTTTTCTAACTGCtattaaataaaaactatgtGACATTGATAAAAAGCAGATTGTGGGAAAGAACATTTATTTCGTCTTACAGTAAGTTGGTGCAAAAAAGTCTTGGTTGCGGTTGCATGAATCAACTGCTCACAGTATATTcgcagtcaggaaggagagaacaatGAATGCTGGTGTAccactcactttctcctttttatttctttaggacAGTGTCCTTCACATTCATACTGTCTGGAAGCAACCTAACAGACACAGCCAGAAGTTTGCCTCTTAGATGATTCTATATCCCGTCATTGTGACAAACTATCACAGCTGTATATTTTGCTTGCCAAATTATCTTTGCAATGAAAATTATATCGTTTGcttgcagttatttttatttgtcaagttgtctttattattttaaaaggatttttcataaaggaaatacatagaagcaaaataaaaagggaCACCATTTTACATAACTAGAAACTTAACACCCTTTATATAACTATGCTCAGTAAGTCAAATTGtgataaaatctaaaatatgtaatttgtaattaccttttgtgtgtgtgtgtgtgtgtgtgtgtgtgtgtgtgtatgcttgtgtgtatgtgtttttgtgtgtgatgtggtgtgtatTTAGagctcaaaggacaacttgcaggagttggttctctccttcctccacatgGTGGCAAGTGTCCATATCCCAAATCCCCTGAGCTATCACGGCTGCTCctgatatatttgaaaataagttaAAGAGCTCCTATGAGAAttttttgtacttatttttatttcatttttcctttagcATAAGTATTATCCTATTGGTATTtcgaaagacatttaaaaaaaattaatatcctATTCTACTCTgtgtttttccaagatagggtttctctgtgtagccttggctgtcctagactcactttgtagaccaggctggccttgagctcacagagatctgcttgtctctacttcccaagttctgggattaaagatgtgttctacCATTCCCAGCCTCTCTATCATATTCTTGTATATTAACATTTAAGAAATATCTGTTTATCTATAACCCTCTAGGCTAACTTTTTATAGTTATAATTGTAATATAGGTTCTAATAATAATTTAGAAAAGAAGTAACACTTTATGCAGAGTTTACTTGAAATGTGAAAAAGCCATGAGCAGACATTAAGACAAATTTCTTGTACAAATTGCTACAAAATAATGTTAATCTAACTATAAAAAGCTAATGTTCATGGAGCTCAGAAAGTgaaaaacattgtattttattgCAAAATAAATTGCTTTAAGCATTCATAGAAATGTTGTTACTATGGTTAAGGCAAGTTTATAAGAGACCCAGAATGCCATAACTGACTTAGAAAGAGTCAATTTTCCCACAATATTGTAAATACATTTAGTACCCTAGagttataatttaaaatggttgagtggagagtgggatatgactttctcacgaactctggtgcctcacatttgaccatacccctggagggggagacctggtggcactcagaggaaggacaacaggttgccaagaagagacttgataccctatgagcatatacagggggaggtaatccccctcaggaacagtcatatgggaggggaataatgggaaaatgggagggagggaagaatgggaggatacaagggatgggataaacattgagatgtaacaagaataaattaataaaaaaaagaaaagaaaaaaaggattaaaaaaaaagaaattttgtcaATTATTTGTCATTGTATTACAGTGTAGAAACCtttatgtgacttttaaaaaaattctcacaaCCTTGGGCCATAAACCATGCAAAATGCAGCAGAGAAAGTTTagaaatatgtaagaaaaatgtTGAATATACTTTAAAGGAGGTAAAGACTGGAAGCAGTCACAGCATTCCTTGATAAGCAAAGCTGGGAGAATGCACTGTGAACAAAAACTTGAAGGCCTACTACATCTAATGTTCTAATGACGTCAACTTCAAAAATCACAAAATGGACTTATTTTTGAAAACACTGGGAATGCTCTTTCTCAGTCATTAAGAGCCACATGTTTCCCCCACATATCTTAGCTTTAATTTAGTTATATTTTTCTAAGTATAAGAATTATTGTATAGAAATTACAGGAACTCACAAAGcactaaaaaagaaagtcaagatcACCTGTACTCATGTTATAAAAAgttttatacatgaataaaacaatCATTTCTAAATGTCAATTATATATTTCTCACACTTATCACTGATCACATATGTATCTATCACTGCCTATCATGTATCTATTTAAGATGTACACAGAAACATTTTTACTGTTAtaatacttattttctttgatggaagAATTTATCAGTTTTGTGATGAATTTACCAAATGTTTTCATTAGAAATTCCCTGAAATAATCTAAAGTCTTCCCTATGAGCATGGGTCCCACCACATTGCGATCTTTCCGTGTTCTCTGCTCCTACTACTCACATTTGTTTTCCCATCTTGAAACTACCTTACTCCTTTCACCTCACCTTAGCGTATTCAGGCTCAGACAAAAGCATCTTCTCCATGACACCTCCCTAACACGGCCATTTGCTCAGCACtttccagagttttttttttttgttgttgttttttttttttttttgacaaaatagaagtacatatttttttcattgcttacTGCTTGTTTCCTACAAGAATGTATTCATTGTATGATGGTTTCATCAGTGGTATCCATTCGGTCAgtgttagattttaaaaatagttattagaTATAGTTAAGGCATTGTTTATTGAGAGACAGCAGTCCAAGAAGGTCTGTATGTTTCTATACGTGAGTgagcatatgtgtacatgtgtttcaAACCCTTAGCAGGACATTGCCGACTCCATACAGGTCCCGCCCTTGGTTCACCATTGTCTGCTATTGGATGTGATCTGCGGTAGAACGTCTCCTTAGCTTTAGTTGATCCATGCCTCATCACTTCAAATCCGTGAAGTTGGAGAGTATGAAAACTCCTTTCGTGGGAGCTTTTATAGTTTCTGCTTCTTTAGCTATTTGTCACAGAACCACATTCGCCAGTAACAtgtactttgagatttcatggatGAAGTAAAA encodes the following:
- the LOC127196874 gene encoding taste receptor type 2 member 104-like, translated to MLSAVEAILLSVATSEAMLGVLGNSFIVFVNCMDWVRNKKLPKVGFILIGLATSRIFTIWLIMLDAYAKVFFLNMAMSSNLRECLSYMWVIVNHLSVWFATSLSIFYFLKIANFSHYIFLWLKRRSNKVFVFLLGYLIITWLASFPLAIKLIEDVKIHHSNTSWLIQLENRALFINYAFANTGVISFFLIALTACFLLIMSLWRHHRRMQSNVSEFRDLNTEAHVKAMKVLFSFIILFILYFVGVFIETLCLFLKENKLLFIFGFTMSSMYPCCHSYILILTNSQLKQASVRTLQGLKYCET